The following are encoded in a window of Thamnophis elegans isolate rThaEle1 chromosome 14, rThaEle1.pri, whole genome shotgun sequence genomic DNA:
- the EXOSC6 gene encoding exosome complex component MTR3, producing MPLDHRRVPGPEESQSPLLYVPGGQKASGEVAQANRDPSALQPLFARVGLLSQAKGSAYVELDGGTKVLCSVAGPREVGGGGGGASGAPSEQRVRLVCDFRRAPFSGRGARSRPGEKEPELALAMQEALEPAVRVARYPRAQLEVSALLLQDGGSSLAAALCAAGLALADAGIELYDLVAACALSRQAGPSGPEWRLQPTEPEERAASARLTVALLPSLNQVSGLLGSGDGGQADSWAQALRLGLDGCQRLYPLLRQSLLRAAKRRAPEPQEPAEMDTEETPAGTA from the coding sequence ATGCCGCTGGATCACCGGCGAGTGCCGGGCCCGGAGGAGTCGCAGTCGCCGCTGCTGTACGTGCCCGGCGGCCAGAAGGCGAGCGGCGAGGTGGCCCAAGCCAACCGGGACCCCTCGGCCCTGCAGCCGCTCTTCGCCCGCGTGGGGCTGCTGAGCCAAGCCAAAGGCTCGGCCTACGTGGAGCTGGACGGAGGCACCAAGGTCCTCTGCTCCGTGGCCGGGCCGCGTGAAgtgggcggtggcggcggcggcgcgtCCGGCGCTCCGTCCGAACAGCGGGTCCGGCTGGTGTGCGACTTTCGCCGGGCGCCTTTCTCCGGCCGCGGCGCCCGCAGCCGCCCCGGCGAGAAGGAACCCGAGCTGGCCCTGGCGATGCAGGAGGCGCTGGAGCCGGCCGTGCGCGTGGCGCGCTACCCGAGGGCGCAGCTGGAGGTGAGCGCGCTGCTCCTGCAGGACGGCGGCTCTTCCTTGGCCGCCGCCCTTTGCGCCGCCGGGCTGGCTCTGGCCGACGCCGGCATCGAGCTCTACGACCTGGTGGCGGCTTGCGCGCTCAGCCGGCAGGCCGGGCCGTCGGGGCCCGAGTGGCGGCTTCAGCCCACCGAGCCCGAGGAGCGCGCCGCCTCCGCCCGCCTCACCGTGGCGCTCCTGCCTTCCCTCAACCAGGTCTCCGGCCTGCTGGGCAGCGGCGACGGCGGGCAGGCCGACAGCTGGGCTCAAGCCCTCCGCCTGGGCCTCGACGGCTGCCAGCGCCTTTACCCGCTGCTGCGCCAGAGCCTCCTGCGCGCCGCCAAGCGCCGGGCGCCAGAGCCGCAGGAGCCCGCGGAGATGGACACGGAGGAGACCCCCGCGGGGACGGCTTGA